The following is a genomic window from Bacillus spongiae.
TCTAGTTGTCTCTCTCTAATCATATCGGCTTCAAACTCTGCGATACCACTAAGGACGGTAATCATTAGCCTTCCTATTGCTGTGGACGTGTCTACCTTATCACCACCCATATTCAGTACAATAAGTGCAACATCCTTTTTATTTAACGAATCAATAATACTTAGTGCATCCTGTGTACTCCTAGCGAACCTATCCAGCTTAGTAACAACAATGGTATCCCCTGCCTCCACAGTCTCCAGAAGCTTATTGAATTCTTCCCTGCTATCTTTATTTCTACCTGAAGCTTTTTCCTTATATATTACCTCACAACCATTTTCCTCAAGTTGTCTTAATTGTGTAGTTAAATCTTGCTGTAAAGAGGATACCCTACCATAACCATATTTCATTCCATATTCCCCCTATACTTTTTGTACATGTATAATGTACGCTATAAACTCAGTATACAATAGAATACGAATATGTTCAAGTAGGGTTTACTCTATTTGTACACTATTCTTCTTTTTCATCCTCATCAAACTCTTGATCTAATACATCAGCATCAGCACTATCAGACGCTTCTCCTTGTGCTTCGATTTCATGCCTTGCTGTAGGTTTCCCAAGCTGCCTATCAATAAAGTATCTATACCCTTTCCCTTTCTCGGCAGGGTTATCAGTATCTTCAATGAACTTCCAATAGTCTATGGTGGCTTTGGCAAAATTAGCTTTAATATGATTCATTCCCCATTCTTTTGTTTCTTGTTTAATCCTGTCCACCTCAGTAATAAACAACTGATTTTTTTCCATCCAGTTATAAAGAGTAGTTCTACTACATCCCACAATGTTCGCTATTTCTGTTCTCGGTGCTGTTCCTGCTGCTATCATTTCAGCCGCCAATAATTGCTGTTGACTAAGCTTTAATTCTTCCATGTGCTAATTCACCCCTTTACAATTAACAGTTCTAAATATAAAAAAACACCCTTGAAAGGATGCCTTAAGATTTCTTCTTATTCTCAACGTGTTCTTTCCTTGCGATGATATCCGATTTAAAAACCAACGTGCTAGAAACACGTTGGCTCATTCATTTATCGTGTGAAATACACGTAATGATTTTCGTTTTGGTCCCAAAGGTTTACTCTCACTCGCATTTCAGCATTTTGAACAGAAATATTGTCAAATGTAAATAACCAATTGGTATCAGGATCTATAGGAATGCCACCATAATCATCAACATCTTTCCATACTCCATTGACTTTACGTTGTAAATACATATGAGTTTCTCCAATATTTTCATCATTATCACGATTATGTGCATAGACATATACGCTGTAGTAATCTTGTACTACGATTACTTCAAAATCGCCTATAACAGTTAATGCTTCATCCATACTTTCGTCAAAATCAGGCATTCTAGCGTCAGGACCTTCCAAATCATTTGCTAAAGCTGCTCCTGCCCCTGTTAAAGACATTAAAGCTACCAACATTGTTAAAAGAAATTTTTTCATAATATCTTTCTCCTTTTAATTTTATTTTTGCAAGTGTTTTCACTTACAACACTATTATATTGAGTGTTTTGATGTGTAAGGAGCTTTTTGATTAAGTATTTTTCTATGAGAGTAAGTATTCCTAGTACAATTCCTATCAGTATCCGATTGTCGCCCCTTGTCCTCCTCCTATCTATAATTCTATTATATCACTAGAATTTAACACATTTTAGATATTTTGATATTTTTATCCAAAAGAAAAACGCCTAGAAATGTTCTAAGCGCTCAAATGATGTCAAGTGTATAGATTTTTTGTAAAACTTTCATACTACTATTATATAACGTTTTTTTCCACATCGCTGTGACCTATATGTGACTTGTTTATCTTGCTACTCACACGCCTAATGTAATCGTAATTATACCCCAGTTCATCTGCAATCATTTTTAGACTCATCTTCTCCACATATCGCAAATATGCAACTCTATATTCTAACCCTGTCAACTTGCTTAAATGTTTATCAAATGCTTTCTTCAATCTAACTTTTAAACCTAGCAACTCTTGGTAAGCGTTTATCTTTTCATTTAACTTATCAACTCGTTCTGCTGCGTTGCTCATGGAAACTAATTGAAATCCTTTACCGCCTATCCACCAGAACTCAACTTCTTTCTCCATAGCATGAAGTGAATCCTCTAACATTGCTATCTCTCTACATAAATCAATGTATCCCTCAAATTGTAGTTGCATATCAAATCACCCCACCTTTTAGAAGCTCCTTCGCTCTGTACAGAAAATGAAAATATATATAGTTCCCTGTTAGCTTCGAATCAAGGAAAACCGTTGTAAAATTGTATCTAGCCTCAAAACTCTTTAAGCTCCCTAACAATGCTTTTTGATTGTAATCGCTGACGTATTTCCCTGTTAAAATGCGTTTGTATCCATCCCCATCCTCTACTAGTAGTAAAAATGGATTCTTTGAACCCCTTATCAATTCATTTTCAAAGGTTGTCCTATTCTTAATGCTCTGTACAAGCTCGTTAACACTATTCTTGCGTTCTATCACAGCATTTAAGTAAATATCCCTCATGATGCCTAACTCTGGATTTTTAGGCAGATAAGCCGAATAGTCACCCGTTTTCATCGTCTGCTTTTCATATCGAATTTTACGTTTATCAAAGTAATCCGTAACGTGTTTATTTTCCTTTTCCCTGGTGTCATATATGATTATCAAACTCTTTTCGAGTTGCTTAATTTCGGCGTCTGAAAACTTCATTTGTGCAGCTAAATTCATGCCCCCGAATCCTCCTTATTTTGTATCAAAAAATGACGCTTTGAAGGTATCTTTTTTGCAATGCAGTTTATGCACACTCGAAGTGGCTTAAACCCTTGGTATTACTGGATTCTTGGTGACGTTTAACCCCATTAGTTTTCTTTTATTTATTAAAAACAAATACTTGGGTTAAGTGTCACCTTTTTACCCTTGAAAAAAAAGCGTTAAAATAGTGTGTTTTGACTGCCATTTTTTTGCTCTTCAATATGTGTAAATCTGCTTTTTATTACTGTTTCAAATGTCTTTCCTCTACCTTGGCTATATTTCAATGTAACTGCCTTAACCGTTTCTATTGGTAAATCAAATTTACTTGTAATGGTTTCAAGTGTAATGATGCCTACAAATCGTTTTAAGCGTGTGGTGTTGACGCGCGATCTCTCGGTGGTCAGCATTTTTTCTACTGACTTCACGTCTGCTTTCCTTGTGCGTGTCTTCTTGGCTATTTTAATGACATGAACGTCATATTCTTCATTAGTCATAAACTCTTTTAGCTTTAGCAATGCTACTAATACCTTTTTGGTCTTGTTTGGGCGATTGAGTGCGGTTAAATAGTTTGCCTCGGCTAAACTTTTAATTGCTCCGTAGAATCTGTGCGTGTCGGCTGGGCGCTCTACCCTGTTTACTATTTTGTGGCACGTTTCATAATCTGCTATTTTAGTAATTTTGGTGAGACACGCATAATGTATAGGTAACACTTCCCGTTTAAACTCGTTTAATTTGTCCTCGCCGTCCTCCTGGAAGGCTTGGTATACTTTTAATGTAAAGGCATCTTTTACGCTGGACGCCTTCACTTCTTCCTCTTTTTGCTCTTCTTCATCTAGCTCCTGGAGAATTTCACGGTAATAAGTAAGATCTAACGTTTTATTTCTGATTTCTTGCGATATATTTAAAATTTCCTCTGCCTTTGTATGCAATGCCTTTTCTACAGCACCTACAAAGGCTAGGCGATAAGCGTAAAAGTACCTCTCTTGTTCCTTTGAAACAGCATGCCTTAAAAACAATGTATCTATATTTAAGCCTTCTACACTCTGATAAATTCCATATCTTCGCTCAATGACGCTTGAACGAAATAATTTCGGTTCAAAGTAAGGATGGCTATTAATTTCATCTACAATTTGAGTGGCAATTTTCACCCAAAATTGGTAAGCACTTTCTAATCTAAATGACTCTTTATCTTTATTCTTAGGCTCCTGCATAAAGATGGAGAAGCGTCTGTAAGTGTTCCGAAGCCTGTTCGATATTTGTTTGATAGACGAGTAGTTAAACAGGTTTGAATAATCGTTACAAACCGCAATGACTTCCCATTCAAGGTCGTTTTGTATATTAACTCCGTCAGCTATAACGCTTGTAGTTAGTACCACTTGGACACCTTCGTCAATGGTCTCGTTATCTACTAATTGCTTATAGGTCGGGTTGCTCTTACTATTGGCATTAATAGCCCGCACCTTGATACCTTTGCGCTGGAGTAACTTCTTTAACATTTCGATTTTCTTTTTTGACTGAATATAGATTAATAATTTTCTTCGACTCGTCCAGACCTCAATTAGTTGGGCTAACTCTGGTAATGAGTCGGCTTTTTTCTCGTACGTGTACACCGCAAATTCCTGACATGGTGACTGTGGGTTGCCATTGTCAATGTCTATGACTGTTTCAAACTCGTTTTTGTATATGTCGTCAATCGTGCCACTCAACCCTATAAAAGACGTGGCTTGCAAACTGATTTCATGAAGGTTTTTGATAGCTTCATATCTATAGCTTAAATCGTAATCGGTAACGAATTTGTGCATTTCATCTACAACTAAGGTGAAAGTAATCTTTTCATCTAGGAGTCTCAAAAACTCAACTAATATCGGAGCCATGTCATAGGTGGACATAAAAATCCGTCGCCCACTTTTGATATATTGATTCACTTCTTTAAAAAGGTTCTTCGTTTGCCCCTTAACACACATTAATTGATGCTTGGTGGCGTTCTGTAGCGTTAAAGCAATCGTTGGAGTAGCAAAGATATAAAAGTGGTTTCGCTTGCTCTCAAGGTCTTTAAAGGCGTCGAGAAAGCACGTTGTTTTCCCACTTCCAGTAGGAGAATTTACTAAAATCCGTTTTTTCCTACCAATGATCTCTTTTGCTACTTCTTTAGGTATATAGCGTTTCACCTTAATTTTTTCAGATTCATAGGTTTTCTTTACGTCGTCGCTCTCTGTGTAGTACGTGTATTTCCCCTTGTACCCCTTTTGTTTAGCTTCATATATTAATGTTTTGATTGTCGCTTGTCCGTTCGCTCGTAGCGTTTCCCAAGCCCTTTGTGACTGTTCTCCACCTGATATAATGTCAAACAGCTCGAACCCTTCATCATCCGTTATATGCCCCAAGTTAGCATAGTGACGAATACCAATGACTATCCGTTTCCACCGTTCACCGTCACCCGTTCCAGAAGCGATATAACCAACCTTTTGAGCCATTTCTTTTAGCACGCTAAATGATACTGGACGTAGGTCTTTTTCAAACGAGTCATATAGCTCCTGTTGCCTTTTTAAATTCTCTTTTTGTACTCGTTCTAGTAGCTTGGTAGTGTTCAGAGTATTATTTTCGTTTACAAGAACGCAACTTTTCCCACCTCGGACAATTTGCATCGGATTTTTTGCCTGTATGTCGGCTGGTATGCCCAAGTCTATTAAATCCTTACTAATTTGCTCGATAATTCCCCGCATTTTCAGCTCGTCCGTGACTGTTCTATCTAGTTGAAATAATAATCTGTACCGATTCCCCTTGATTCCGTGTGAGAAAGTATAGAACAATCCTACAATCTTATTCTTTAACTTAAATATGACTTCTTCTGGACTAGTAACCTGATTATCATCATCTATATCAATCGCAAATAGTCGAGAGGCAATAAAACGGAATGCCTTATGCTCGTTTAATTCCACATTTGCAAGCATTATAGAGTGGCCATCTGCGAATTTATTTAGTATCGCTTTTACTCCCATTGGTTGGGGATAGTATTCTTTTAGCTCGTTTGTAATCTGCCCCATTGCTATCTTTTGTGGTTGTTGTTTGAAAGGGACCGGATGCAAAAGCACTTGATGTGTCACCTTTGTGTATGTATTCTCTTGCGCTACTTGCACCCAATCACCTCACTTTTTAAAAAAGGGAGCATTCGCTCCCACTTAATATCCATATCAGAAGGGGATGTCCTCATCCGTTATAACTAAAGGTTCGTGTTTTTGACTTTGATTACTGTTGCTACTATTCTTGGAATCTAAAAACACGACTTGATGAGCGATAAAATCAGTAGTATAAACCTTTTGCCCATCATCTTTTTCATAACTTCCTGTTTGTACTCGGCAATCTACAGCGCACATGCTGCCTTTATTTAGATAATTGGCTGCATTCTCGGCTTGTTTTTTAAATGCTTTAATTTGTAGAAAATCAGTTTCATCTTTTTTGAAACGGTTAACCGCCAAGGTAAACGATACTATGGCCATACCACTAGGCAAATATTTGAGTTCTGGATCACGTGTTAATCTTCCAATAAATGTGCAATTATTAAGCATTTGCGTTCTCCTTTTGTTTTTTTAATGTTTGTAAAAAGCTCTCTGCCTGTTCCTTACTGAGTCGTTCTAAATTCTTCTGGTATGTCTGTTGGAGCTTTTTGTTAATGTCAAAGGTCGGCGCTAACTCTTTCCAAATGGTTTTTATTTCGTTTAGTAGGCTTTCACTTGGCTTTTCCAAGGGCTTGCTTTCTTGCTGCTTTTCTTGGAAAGCGTCTGGGTCCACGTCATCGGTTGCGATGTTAAAGAATTTGAGAAGGAAAAATTTTTCCGAATACGTGTACCCTTTGCCCACGCCCTTTTCTCCTGCTCTATCAATTCCTTGAGCATAAAACGGGAGTTCTATTCTCTCTTCTGGATTGTCAGCATTTACCCACGTATAAACGATGTCTAGTTCGGTGAAATATACAGGTTTTGCGCTATCTCCACTTGTAGTAACCTTGTGGTCTTTCACAGCTACAAGAAGTAATAATCCTTGTTTGTCCAATTCGCTTCGAATAGCCCCTAAAACATCAGAACTTCCCACATATTTATATTGATGACCTTGATTAGACTTTTGTAGATATGGAACTTTCTTTCTGACTTCAACTAACTTTTGATAAATGTTAAGATTATTTATTTCGTTTTGTGGTGGTTGCATTCGTCCCTATCCCTTCTGTTTCAGTTAACAATTCTTCGTCTTTCCATCCGTAATTAATACGACTTTGAATTGTTTTTCTATTAATTCCACTTTGCTCTGACCATTCAGTTACCGTTCTAGTTACCCCATCTATAGTGATATTTCTATTAGTTCGCTTATTTAGGTTTTGGGTTCTTCTGTCCACCCATCGACAATTGTCAGGAGAATAATTCCCATCATTATTTATCCTGTCTATACTTAACCCTTCTTCGTAACCGTTGGAAAAAGCCCAATCTCTGAAAACTGCATAGTCGCTTTTCCATTCGTCAACAACTCTAATTCCTCTTGCGCCATAATTTATATAACTTGGCGATGATTTAAGATCACAGCGTCGTTTCATGGACAACCAAACACCATATAACTTTTCAGGCTGACAATTATGAACGGACTTTAATTCTCTGAGTTTTTCTTTTCTGAAGCACCCACAACTAGAGGACTTTCCTCTCTTTAGATTATTTTGTGATACTTCTTTTTCCTTTCCGCAATCGCATCTACACAGCCACTTTATAGGTTTGGAACCCTCAACCTTTTCTATAACTAACCATTTTCCAAATCGTTCGCCTTTCACCTCATTCCACCTCCACGCTATAACTGATAGATTCAGGCTTAACTGCTACCCCTTCGACGACTTGCCCTAGTTCATCGACGACGACTTTCTCACCGTTTACCTCTGCGATTCTAAGCGATTTTTTAAGCTCTCCCCATGCTAATTTAGGTAAAATATAATCATCCAATCCTGATGCTTGCACATGCTGCAAAATGGCATTTCTATCTGTTTCTTCAGTCGTTTCTTTAACTTTTCTCGCTCGAGCCTTTCCGTATGGCGTGCTAATCGTTTTATTTTCCTTTGGATTTTCTTCAAGTTTCTTAGAATGGTAAATTTCTATTAAACTCTCAAAGTGCTTAATACCATTTCGTATCGGTGCAAGCTCCCTTTCACCCCAAGTGATTACCCTTTCAAGCTCGGTATCTACGTTGCTTTGAACCTCCTGTTCCTTCCCCTTCAACTCTGAAATTTTCTTAAAGGCATAATTAAGGCTTCCAAAATCAGTGACCTCAAACGGCTTTTTTTCTGTTTCATTCTTCTTCAGCTCGTTCATTTTTATCCTCCTTCAAGTCAAAATCTATAGTCTCGTAAATATCAATTAAATCGTCGTAAAACCTTGACCCTCCTAGTACGGAGTTGTATTTTTCAATATGTTTATACAAATCTTGTAATATAGAATGAGTCGGCTCAAAAGTCATTCCGTTTTTATTTGTAAAGTAAGGTTGTTTTTCTTCTTTATCGCCTTCTTCATACCCGCTAGGGTATCCTTTTTTGCGCATCTGTGTAACTGTTGGGTGTTCTAGTGTCATATTCCAACCTTCCTCCCATCTGTATATTCAATTTAGTGAGCTATTACCTGACAAATCGAAGTTAATTTTGCTGTAGCTCCTTATACTGTGAAGCGATTTTCTCAATCATTTCGAATTTTTCTAAATTGCTTGTATCTGTGGAGTAAAGGACTCTTTCAAGGTCTTTGACTATTGAGTTATTTTTCATTTTTTCGCCCTCCATTTTTGTAATCACTAGAATAAAGTTAGTTGTTCATTTGCGCTTAATAAATAATCAGGACTAACATTGAAAAATTCTGCCAACATATTTAACGTATTAGGTCCAACGGGATCGCCTTTTTCCCATCTTTCGACGCACCAATAGCCCCAGCCAATTTTTTTAGAAAATGCTTTAATTGATAGTTTTCTTTTTTTCCGCAGCGACTTTAATTTTTGTCCAAACACATATACATTTTCATAATAGATTGTTTTTTTGCCCTGTTCGACTAAAGATTCCACAATAATCCTTCCTTTCTCTTTCATTTCTTGTAATCAAATCAACGAAAGAAATCCAATCACAGCTAATACCCAAACAGTCAGACAAATTACAATGGCTGCTGTCCAAAACTTCCCTTTATCGTTCATCAGTACCCACTCTCCTGTCGAGTATGATTGATTTCGTTTTTCTTGTAATAGGCTTGTACAATTTCTTCCCAAGAAAAGCCTAATAACATCCCCAATTTTATGTAATCATCTAGAAGGTGTTTGTAAAAGAAGGCGTTACCACCTTTGCTCCAATATCTCATCGAGCAAATTTGCTGTGATAATTTAAGAAAATGTTGTTCGATTGTTGTATTTGGTACATCTGATATAGTTATAGGTTCTGAAAAATCGTATTCAATTTCAATTCCCAATTCCAGTACGAAGTGAAACCCGTCTGAATACTCTTCTAGGATTTTTTTCTTTTCACTCGGTGGTTTTTTCGACCAAAATTTAAAGCAACGTGTTTCATTTGCTAACTCTCCAAGCTCCACCAAAAAGGCCAATACTAACTTTTCGTGACGATCTGATTCGTTGTAACCGATTCTTTTCCTTAATTCTCTTTGTGTTTCAACTAGCTTTAATAGGTCGTTTTGCATCGTTTCACCCACTCCCTTAAGCCAATTTAGCTTCTCGATTTTTCAAAATCTGGTCTATAAACTCCCTGCCCGCCTGTGTCCACTTGGTATTCACTCGTACTTTATCAGTCCCATCTTCGAGAGGAATATGTATCGTTTCACTTTTTGTATAGCCTTTATCGTGGTAGTCTGCAAAAAGAACCCATTGCTTACCGACTTTGTACTGTACTTTCTCTTCATAGAGGATTTTATTTAGTTTCCTTGCTGTTAAAGCATAATCCTTAGCAATCTGCGTTATTGTCATGGTATCTTCTGCGCCTGTAATCTGTTTTAAGTATTTAACTTTTGGCTCATAGTCACTAACTTTGTCTATCAAAAACTGTCTTTCCTGTTCTTCCTTAATCCACACCTCAGCCCTTTTGATTGGGTCGTTTATTTGATAGCTATCTAGATTTTGTACAAGCTTCATATCGCCTTTACGAAGTGACTTTAGTATTCCGCGAATCCATCTTCTAAACTCTTTCGCTTTTTTAGTCTTTGAAAGCATTGTCACCTCGTAAATTCCATCTTCCGTGAATACCCTTGTGTTATAAGCTTTTCCATCAGTAGAAGTCATTTTGACTTCGGCTGAAAACTCAATTTCTCTTAAATCTTCATTTCGACTAACTAGCTTATTAATAGATTCCCTTGGTGTAGCATAACCAAGAGCATTACCTATTTGCTCGGCTGTCATAAACACCTCGTTTTTATCGTTCTCCAAAATGTCACACTGTGTACCTTCAAAAATATTAGTTTGTTTAATTGCTAGATTCATTTTTAATCTCTCCTTACTATTAATGTATTCAAAATGAATAACGAAAATTTTCGTGTCACGTTTCGCGTACACATCTCTAAAAAAAAAGGATTTTATTAATTTGCAAATTCTCTGACGTCAAATCCGAAGAACTCTGAAAGCCTGATTGCAACCATTAATGATGGCATTTTGCGCCCTGTTTCTATCTCTGTGTAGTAGTTCCTTGATATTCCGACGTAATCAGCAACTTTTTCTTGATTGAGATGACGTCTCAACCTTTCTTCCTTCATGAAATTTGTAACTGATTCTGATTTCCTTTTCATCAAGACACCTCCATAATGCTTGTCGCTTGATTTGATTTTATTATATATGCGTTTCGTGTACAAATCAACTACTTTTTCTATTTTATTTTCAAAACGCATACATTAAATGTTGCTATTTGCGACATATTGAGTGATAATAAGTAAAGACTCTGCATAACGCATATGAGTTATACATAAAATGTAAATAGGTAATTTTACCGATTTAATATAAATAAATTAATAAATACTAGGAGGGATTAATGTGGATGAAAACTATAAATCCATAATTGGCGAACGTTTAAAACTCCTTAGAAAGAAAAGGAAATTTGAAGTAAATAAGATTATTGCTGAATTAGATATTGCTAGAAGCACTTACACAGGATGGGAAAGTGGCTATCGCTCTCCTAACGGTAAATATTTAGTACAATTATCTAAGCTCTTCAATACATCTGTGGACTATATAACAGGGAAAACAGAAGATGACTCCCCTATTGATGCTGACGAACTCAAAGACATATTGAGTAAATCTAAAATTAAATATGATGGCAAAGAACTCACTGAGGAGCAAGCTAAGAAGGTGCTAGACCTTCTGGAAGTGTATTTAAAATAATAAGGATTAAAGGACAAGATTATTGCTTGTCCTTTTTTAATTTTTAAGTAATGTATTGATTGAGTCCAGTAGTTCGGCAGGAATAACCTCAACTTCTACGAGGTTTTTTAGTGCGGTATTTAACTCATTATTATGTATATACTCTTCCGCACGGATATTATTTGCAATTAGTGATTTTGCAACCTTATTTTTTAATTCCTTTGTGTTTTTCATTAATAAACCCCCAAAATTTAGTATAATTAGAAATTTGTATTTTGACTAAATACCCCTATTCATGACGAAAGACACCACACAGTGTGCGATGTCTAACTTAAAAAATTTATTATTTATTATTTATTTTTAGTTTCCAATTCCAGTCCCTGGGTCGGTTGCTACTGTTTTTAAAACTACTGGAAGTTGTTTGGTCAAATTTTCTTCTTCGACAACGACTTTTTCACTTTCAATCTGTGTTTCGTTTGCCGATACTGCACTTCCAAATAAAAGACTTCCTGAAATCAATAAACCAGATAGTAGTTTTTTCATTTTAATCTCCCTTTCGATTTGCGTATATCGTTATTACATTATATCACTATTTATATGCGAAATGAATATTTTTTGAATTATTATTCGAACTTTTAAACAATTAAAGTCGTCTTATTAGAGAATATTTCTTTTTCAAACATTGCAACATAAAAATAATCAGAATTATGTTGAAATTCCTTTAATGCTTCAAAATAGTCCTGCTGAGAATTCGTTGCCATTGCTTTATATAACAATTGGAATGCTGTTAATTTTCCGTTTTTTAGTTTAATATTTTCCAAAATTTCAAGGGCTAACTCTGAATTTCCAATTTTAACATTGTAATAAGCCAATTCGGCATCAGATGTTAAATATAAATTATCAAAATTACCCAGTGTTATTTGTATAAAGTCGTGAGTCATCTCTAACGCTCTACGTCTCATAAGGTTATTTTTCATGGTTGGCGAGTTTTCAAAATTGTGTACAGCCATTGTAATATATTCCAAACTCAATTCGGGATTTTCGAACAAATATGACTGTGATAATAACTGTAACATTGCGTCATGAATTAATGGAAATTCTGATTGATAAGATAATTTTAGAATATCAAAAGCCATTTTTCTTGCTGTGTCCACATTATTTTTTCGTAAATGAGAATTGGCGATGGCCTCCTTTATCCTTAACATAAAAGATAATTTTGTCGAGTCTTCTTTTATGTACCAAACCCCTTTTAACGCTTCCTTTCCCATCAAATCTACCATCTCAAAATCCCTCTTGTCTGCAAAGCAATAAAGGTGGCAGATTTTCTTTAAAGTAGTGTACTTAGGATTTTCCCTTTCATCTTCCATATTTAAAATG
Proteins encoded in this region:
- a CDS encoding AimR family lysis-lysogeny pheromone receptor; translation: MVNVLNLLKKDMRRKNIDNKALAPVVKKSPPSVSNYLNGKQHPDFLTFRRIVEHVTHTENRLNFCFNLYIADIAKIDDLHLMLDYCSHQTKNNMLRRTIRRIKAIDPDNKIARLYELIDKRNSYKIKSEKMYLSILNMEDERENPKYTTLKKICHLYCFADKRDFEMVDLMGKEALKGVWYIKEDSTKLSFMLRIKEAIANSHLRKNNVDTARKMAFDILKLSYQSEFPLIHDAMLQLLSQSYLFENPELSLEYITMAVHNFENSPTMKNNLMRRRALEMTHDFIQITLGNFDNLYLTSDAELAYYNVKIGNSELALEILENIKLKNGKLTAFQLLYKAMATNSQQDYFEALKEFQHNSDYFYVAMFEKEIFSNKTTLIV